TCGGACACGGCTGTTCACCGCCGGATCAGGATGGCTGCGACGCCGCTCAGCGCGGATCCAGATGGATGCCGGCGATCATGCAGCGCACCGATCCGCCCGCCAACTCGATCGGGGCGACGTCGATCGGGAGCACGCGGCACGATGCGGAGAGGATGCTCAGCTGCTCTGCGGTCAGGCTGCGGTGCCCGGTCTCGGAGATCACCAGGATGCGTTCGCCGTCGCGGCCGCGCACCTCGATGGCATTCCCCGCGAACGCCGCCACCTGCTCGGCGGACAGCGCGATCAGCGTGCGCCCGGTCTCGCGGATGCGGTGCGCGACCTCGGCCCGACGCGTGTCGCCGACGACGGCGTCCAGCCCGATCAGTGCGACATCGCTGCCGATGCACATCATCACGTTGGTGTGGTAGATCGGCACGCCATCCGGATCGACGGCATCGAAGACGACGGGTTCGTAGCCGAACACCGTGCAGAAGCGCTCCACGAGCACCGGATCGCACCGCTTCGAGCGCACCGCATAGGCGATCCGCGACACATGATCGAGCACCATGGCCCCGGTGCCCTCGAGGAACAGGTCGTCGGGTTCGAGCCCGGAGTAGTCGATGACCTCCTGCACCCGGTACTCGGTCTTGAGCATCTCGATGATGTCGGCTCGGCGTTCGCTGCGGCGGTTCTCGGCATACATCGGGTACACGGCCACGCGCCCGCCGGCGTGGGTCGAGAACCAGTTGTTCGGGAAGACGCTGTCCGGATGCGTGGTGGTCTCGTCCTCGAACAGATGCACGCGCACGCCGACCTCACGCAGGCTCTCGGCAACCCGGGTGCACGCGTCGTACGCCTCCCGCGAGACATCGTGGTCGGCGGTGCTCTGGAAGGTGTTGTCGGCCGCGGTCTGCGGATTGGGCCGGAAGTGGTGGGGCCGGATCAGCACCACCGCGCCCGGCGCCTGCGCGGACGCGGCTCTCACGCCAGGCTCGGCGCCGCGGCGCCCTGCGCCACCAGCGCGAACAGGTTCTTCGGGTCCTCGGGCTCGGCGATGATGTCGACCTCGGTGAAGTAGTCGGTGCCGTCGATCGCAGCATCCAGGTAGCGCAGCGCCGAGAAATCCTCGATCGCGAACCCGACGGAGTCGAAGATCGTGATCTGCTCGGCGGAGGTGCGTCCGGCGGCCTCGCCGCGCAGCACGCGCCACAGCTCGGTGACCGGATGCTCAGGATCGAGCTGCTGGATCTCACCCTCGATGCGGGTCTGCGGCGGGTACTCGACGAAGATGTCGCCACGGTGCAGGATGCGCTCGTCGAGCTCGGTCTTGCCCGGGCAGTCGCCGCCGATGGCGTTCAGGTGCACACCGGAGGCCACCATCTCATCGGTCAGCACAGTGGCGTTGGCCTTGTCTGCTGTGCAGGTGGTGATGATCTGCGCACCCTGGACGGCCTCGGCGGCGCCGTTCGCGCGCACGATGTCGAAGCCGAGCGGACGCATGTTGGCCTCGAAGGTGTCGAGGGCCTGCGGGTCGGTGTCCCACACACGCAGGTGCGAGATGCCCAGCAGAGCGCGGAATGCCAGGGCCTGGAACTCCGCCTGGCTTCCGGTGCCGATCATCGCCATGGTCGTCGCACCGGCGGGCGCGAGCACGCGTGCCGCCATCGCGGAGGTGGCTGCGGTGCGCAGTGCGGTGAGGATCGTCATCTCCGACCACAGCGTCGGATAGCCGCTGTCGACGTCGGCGAGAACTCCGAAGGCCGTGACGGTCTGCAGGCCACGGGCCGGGTTGCTCGGGTGCCCGTTGACGTACTTGAAGCCGTACTTGCGGCCGTCGCTGGCCGGCATCAGCTCGATCACGCCGATGTCGGAGTGGCTGGCGACGCGGGCGGTCTTGTCGAAGTCGGCCCAGCGCGCGAAGTCCTCCACGAGGGTGTCGGCGATCCCCGAGATCGCCTGCTCGATGCCTGTGTCGATCAGCCATCTGCGCATGTTCGGAACATCGACGAAACGGACCATCGCCCTACCCTTCACTCGGATACCTCAAATCTACGAACGACCAGCGATACTTTCAATCAACAACGTGAGTCATTTACGCCATTCACTGGTATTTCTGCTCGCTAGTGCAGTACATTCTGTTCATGATCTCGCTCGATGATCTCGATCGCCGACTGCTGTCGCTGCTGCGCGCGAACAGCCGCGAATCCGTGGTGAACCTCGCCCGCCGCCTCGGCGTCACCCGCGCAACCGTCGACAGCCGACTCAAGCGACTCATCGACAGCGGGGTGATCGTGGGCTTCTCGGTGCGCGTGCGCGACCCCGCCGCAGCATCCGTCGTCCGTGCGATCATGCTGATCGCGGTGGAGGGCCGCAACACGGCGGAGGTGATCCGCAGCCTGCGCGGAGTACCTCAGATCGCGGCGCTGCACACCACCAACGGCCGCTGGGATCTCGTCGCCGAAGTCAGCTGCGACAGCCTGGCCTCCTTCGACGAGACGCTCAGCACGATCCGCGGAATCGACGGCATCCGCGACAGCGAGACCAGCATCCTGCTCAGCTCCGCGAGCGTGTGACCGGGCGGCCCGGCCGCTTTCACTGTAGTTTCAGAGGTCGGGTCACGGCGTTTCGACTCTTGCGGCTCCGCCGCCTTCGCTCAACGAACGGTTTGCGGCTCCGCAGGCTCCGCCGCTTTCAAGGCCACTTCTTCCACGTCCGCGTCGCTGGCGCTCCGCGTCAGTGGAAGAAGTGGCGCTCGCCGGTGAAGAACATCGTCACGCCGGCCTTGCGGGCGGCGTCGATGACCTCGCCGTCGCGCACGGAGCCGCCGGGCTGCACGATCGCCGAGACTCCGGCATCCAGCAGCACCTGCGGTCCGTCGGCGAACGGGAAGAACGCATCGGATGCCGCGACCGAGCCCGCTGCACGCGCCCCGGCGCGCTCCACGGCCAGGCGGCAGGAGTCCACCCGGTTGACCTGTCCCATGCCCACGCCGACGGTGGCGTTGTCCTTCGCGAGCACGATCGCGTTCGACTTCACCGCGCGGCACGCCTTCCACGAGAAGATGAGGTTCTCCATCGCCGCGTCGTCCGGGCGCTCGCCCGAGACGAGCTCCCAGTTCTTCGCCACCGAGACGATGTCGTCCGGGAACCGGTCGGCATCCTGCAGCAGCAGTCCGCCCGACACGAGACGGATGTCCATCCGCTCCTGCTGCCAGTCCGAGGGCAGCTGCAGCAGCCGCAGGTTCTTCTTCGCCTTGAACACCTCGAGCGCCGCCGGCTCGAAATCGGGCGCGACGATCACCTCGGTGAAGATGTCCTTCAGGTTCTCGGCCATCTTCAGCGTCACGGTGCCGTTCGCTGCGATCACGCCACCGTACGCCGAGACGGGGTCGCACTCGTGCGCGCGCAGGTGCGCGCTGGCGATCGGGTCGAGGGCGTTCGGCGCGGTCGTCGCGATACCGCAGGGGTTCGCGTGCTTGATGATCGCGACCGAGGGCAGCACCATGTCGTAGGCGGCGCGCAGTGCGGCATCCGCATCGACGTAGTTGTTGTACGACATCTCCTTGCCCTGCAGCTGGGTGGCCTGGGCGATGCCGTGCCCGCCGGTGCGGGTGTAGATCGCACCGCGCTGATGCGAGTTCTCTCCGTAGCGCAGCGTCGCCAGGCGCTCGGCCTTGATGGTCAGATGCGCGGGCAGATCCACGCCGTCGCTGAGAGTGCTCTCGGCGAACCACTGCGCCACCGCCGTGTCGTAGGTGGCGGTGTGCGAGAAGGCGCGGGCGGCGAGCTCCCGGCGCTGGGTGAGGTCGGTGCCGCCGGCCTTCACCGAGGCGATGATCGCCGGATACGCCTCCGGCGAGACGACGATCGCCACGTTGGCGTAGTTCTTCGCCGCAGCACGCACCATCGAGGGCCCGCCGATGTCGATCTGCTCGACGATCTCATCGGGCTCCGCGCCGGACTCGACGGTCTCGACGAACGGATACAGGTTCGCCACCACCAGCTCGAACGGCGCGATGCCCAGCTCGGCGAGCTGACGCTCGTGATCCTCCAGGCGCAGATCGGCGAGCAGTCCGCCGTGGATCTTCGGATGCAGGGTCTTCACCCGCCCATCCAGCATCTCGTCCACACCGGTCACCGAGGCGACGTCGGTGACCGGATATCCGGCGTCGCGCACGGTCTGCGCGGTCGAGCCCGTGGAGACGATCTCGACGCCCGCCTCGGTGAGCGCCTCGGCGAGCTCGACCAGACCGGTCTTGTCGCTCACCGACACCAGTGCACGCCGGATCGGCACCAGATCGCGGTGACGGTACAGCGAGGAATCGAGGCGAGGGCCGGCCATGATGATGCTCCTTCGTACGTGGGTGGTTCGGGTCGGTGAGAGTCAGAGGACGAGCTCGCCGGTGGCGATGCGCTGCACGACGTCGATGAGCAGCCGCCGCTCGACGGGCTTGATGCGCTCGTGCAGTGAGGACTCGGTGTCGTCGGGGCGCACGGCGATGCGCTCCTGGGCGAGGATAGGGCCGCTGTCGACGCCGTCATCGACGACGATCACACTGGCGCCGGTCTGCTCCGCACCCGCGGCAAGGGCGTCGCGCACCCCGTGTGCTCCGGGGAACTCGGGCAGATAGGCGGGGTGGGTGTTCACGATCCGTGGCGCGTAGCGGGCCACGACCGCGGCGGGCAGCAGACGCATCAGTCCGCTGAGCACGATCAGGTCGGGCTGCCAGGCGTCCAGCTGCGCGGCGAGCTCTTCACCCCACGCCTCACGGGTCGGGTAGGCGGCGTACGGCACGGTGAAGGTCGGGATGCCGAAATCCTCGGCGTGTGCGAGCCCGTCGGCGTCGCGATCCGCGCCGACGGCCAGCACGCGAGCCGGGAAATCGGGGTGGCTCGTCGCCTCGAGCAGGGCTCGGAGGTTCGAGCCGGCACCGGAGATGAGAACGACGAGCGTCAGCACCCGGTTAGTCTACCGGGGCTGCGGTGGCCTGCTCACGCCAGAAGTCGGTGCGCTCCTCGGCGAGCTCGTCGCGGTGGCGTGGCGTGAGAAGCAGGATGCCGCAGCCGATGAGCACCTCGATGCCGACGGCCAGGGCGAAGGGGCCGACCGCAGGACCGGCATCCGCGAGCCGGCCCGGGCCGATGGATCCGGATGCCAGCACTGCGGCGAGCGCGGCGACGCCCGCGGAGACGACGGAGATGCCCGCCGTGATCGCCGCCCGGGGCCACAGCCCGGTACCGGTGCGCCCCCACACCAGCCGCGAGCGGACCATCCAGCCGGCCAGGGCGCCGCAGGCGATCGGCACGAGCACCGCCACCAGCATCCACATCGATGAGTTCTCCGGCACCAGCCCGAGCACCGGAATGCCGGGAACCACGCCGAGCTCGGTTCCCGCCGGCGACACCGCGGTCCCCGTGCCGAGCGCGAAGCCGGGGCCCGCGAGCCAGCTCGCCGACCACACCACCAGCGTCGGCAGATACATCAGGTGCGCGAGCGTGAGCATGCTCGCGCCCAGCACATCCACGCGGGCGGCCTCGAACAGCGCGATCACCTCTCCCCCGCGAAGCATCGTCATGACCGCCACACCGACTGCGGCCGCACCGGTCAGCGCGACGGTGACGACCGCCGCGCCGCGCAGCGACTCAGCCGGTACCGGCGCCCAGTCCCCCAGCCATCCACGATGTCGTGCACCCGGTCAATGATTCCGTCGTCGCCCTCCGACCAGGCACGCGTCACGGCTCCGGCCAGCAGACCCGCGAAGTAGACGGATGCCGGGATCAGGACCGCCGCCCACAGCGGGGCAGTGAGCACCTGAGCCTGCGCGGTGACGCCGATCAGCGCGCTGAGCAGCGCGAAGACGACGGCGCCGGAGAGCACCCCGCTCAGCCAGGCGCCCGCGGCAGCGGCGCGACGACCGGAGCGGGCGGCGAAGATCAGGGTGAACAGCAGGAGGGCTAGCGGCGGCACCGAGATCGCGAACGTCGCCGCCTCCTTCGCGATGCCGAGGCTCGACAGCACGGCATCCGGCAGCGTCACCTCGAGCGGCACCCCGTGACCGAACTGCCACAGCGTGCCGCTGACCGGCCACAGCGACCCCCAGTCGGCGTGCACCCCGAACGCCAGCACCCACAGCAGCGTGAACGGCGCGAGCACTGCGACCACGCCCACGGCGGCCGCGATGAGGGCGTCGAGGGCGGCGAGAAGCACGACGATGACACGTTGCATGACCCATCGAGCCTACGGCTCAGATCCGACAGTGTCGGTCGGGGCACGCGACACGATAGATTCTCCTGCGGAGGTCCCGATGACAACTGCCCCTGTGCACCCCGATTCCGCAACCGACGGCCCGCCGCGCAACGCGCTCGACCGATTCTTCGAGATCACGAAGCGAGGATCGAGCTTCGGCGCCGAGATCCGCGGTGGAGTGGTCACGTTCGTGACGATGGCGTACATCGTCATCCTGAACCCGATCATCCTCTCGTCCACGACCGACATCTCGGGCAACGCGCTCGACTTCCTGCAGCTGAGCGCCGTCACCGGTCTCACTGCCGCGGTGATGACGATCCTGTTCGGCCTCATCGCCAGGCTGCCGTTCGGCTTCGCGGCGGGGCTGGGCATCAACGCCTTCCTGGCGTTCTCGGTGGTCGGAGAGGTCACCTGGCCCGAGGCGATGGGTCTGGTCGTCATCAACGGCCTCATCATCGTGGTGCTCAGCGCCACCGGGCTGCGCCGGATGATCTTCGACGCGGTGCCGATGCAGCTGAAGATCGCGATCACGGTGGGCATCGGCCTGTTCATCGCCTTCATCGGCTTCGTGAACGCCGGTTTCGTCACCGCCGCCTCCTCGCCGCCCGTGACACTGGGCATCGGCGGCTCGGTCAGTACCGTGCCGACCCTGATCTTCGTCATCACCCTGCTGCTGACCGGCGTGCTCGTCGCCCGCAAGGTGAAGGGCGGCATCCTGATCGGCCTGGTCTCGGGCACCGTGCTGGCGGTGATCGTCGAGGCGATCTGGCACATCGGCGCGAAGAGCGACGACAACCTCGGCGGCTGGGGTCTGTCGGTTCCGGCGCTGCCCGAGCAGCTGGTGAGCCTGCCCGATCTGTCGCTGGTCGGCCAGGTGGACCTGTTCGGCTCGTTCGGCCGGATCGGCGCGCTGGCCGCGCTGATGCTGGTGTTCACCCTGGTGTTCACGAACTTCTTCGACGCCATGGGCACCATGACCGGGCTCGCGAAGGAGGCCGGTCTCGCCGACGAGAAGGGCAACTTCCCGCGGCTGAAGTCCTCGCTGATCATCGAGGGCGTCGGCGCCGTCGTGGGCGGTGCGACCTCGGGGTCGTCGAACACGGTGTTCATCGAGTCGGGAGCGGGCATCGGCGAAGGGGCGCGCACAGGGTTCGCGAACCTGGTGACCGGTGGGCTGTTCCTGATCGCGATGTTCTTCACCCCGCTGGTGTCGATCGTGCCGACCGAGGTGGCCGCAGCCGCCCTGGTGATCGTGGGTGCGCTGATGATGAGCCAGATCCGCTTCATCGATCTGACCGACTTCTCGGCTCTGTTCGGAGTGTTCCTCACGGTCGCCGTGATGCCGATGACCTACTCGATCGCCAACGGCATCGGGGCGGGCTTCATCGGCTGGGTCGCGGCCCGTGCGTTCGCGGGCAAGGCCCGGGAGATCAGCCCGCTGCTGTGGATCGTCACGGCCGGGTTCGTGATCTTCTTCGCCCGGGGTCCGATCGAGGTGCTGCTGGCCTGACATCCATCGAGCCTGCCGACACCCGTTGCCACGGATGTCGGCAGATTCTACGGATGTCGGCGCAGATCACCGCATTTCTCACGCAAACCGTATTCTGAGCCGACATCTGTGGCGAGGACACCAGAAGCCCAGACAGGACGAAGGCCCCGGGGTGGAGCCCGGGGCCTTCGTCGTTCAGCTTAGCCGATCGGTCAGAGACCTTCGACGATGGAGCGCATCAGCTCGGCGGTCTCGGACGGCGTCTTGCCGACCTTGACCCCGGCGGCCTCGAGGGCCTCCTTCTTGGCCTGCGCGGTGCCCGCCGAGCCCGAGACGATGGCGCCGGCGTGGCCCATGGTCTTGCCCTCGGGCGCGGTGAAGCCGGCCACATAGCCGACGACCGGCTTGGTCACGTGCGACTTGATGTACTCGGCCGCGCGCTCCTCGGCGTCGCCGCCGATCTCGCCGATCATGACGATGGCCTTGGTGGCGGGGTCGGCCTCGAAAGCGGCGAGCGCGTCGATGTGGGTGGTGCCGATCACCGGGTCGCCGCCGATGCCGATGGCGGTGGAGAACCCGATGTCCTTCAGCTCGAACATCATCTGGTAGGTCAGGGTGCCCGACTTCGACACCAGCCCGATCGGGCCGGTTCCGGTGATGTTGGCGGGGGTGATGCCGGCCAGCGCCTCGCCGGGAGTGATGATGCCGGGGCAGTTCGGCCCGATGATGCGGGTCTTGTTGCCCTTCGACTTGGCGTACGCCCAGGCCTCGGCGCTGTCGCCGACCGGGATGCCCTCGGTGATGACCACCAGCAGCGGGATCTCGGCGTCGATGGCCTCGATCATCGCATCCTTGGCGAACTTCGGCGGCACGAAAGCCACCGAAACGTCCGCACCGGTCTTCTCGATGGCCTCGGCGACCGTTCCGAAGACGGGCAGCTCGACCTCGCCCTCACCGGGCTTGTCGTGGGTGACGGTCGTGCCGGCCTTGCGGGCGTTCACGCCGCCGACGATGTTCGTGCCGGCCTTGAGCATGAGGGCGGTGTGCTTGGTGCCCTCGCCGCCCGTGATGCCCTGGACGATGACCTTGGAGTCCTTGTTGAGGTAGATCGACATTTCTCTGATTCCTTCAGTCTCAGGCGTTCGCCAGCTCGGCGGCCTTGTCGGCGCCTTCGTCCATTCCGGCGGCGAGGGTCACCAGCGGGTGGTTCGCCTCGGCGAGAATGGCCCGGCCCTGCTCCACCTGGTTGCCGTCCAGGCGCACGACCAGCGGCTTGGTAGCGGCATCGCCGAGGATCTCGAGGGCCTTCACGATGCCCTCCGCCACGGCCACGCACGAAGTGATACCGCCGAAGACGTTCACGAACACGCTCTTGACCTGCTCGTCGCCGAGGATGACGTCCAGTCCGTTCGCCATGACCTGCGCATTGGCGCCGCCGCCGATGTCGAGGAAGTTCGCCGGCTTGACGCCGCCGTGGTTCTCGCCCGCGTAGGCGACCACGTCGAGCGTGGACATGACCAGGCCCGCGCCGTTGCCGATGATGCCGACCTGACCGTCGAGCTTGACGTAGTTCAGACCGGATGCCTTGGCCTTCGCCTCCAGCGGGTCGGCGGCGGACTTGTCCTCGAGCTTCTCGTGCTCGGGGTGGCGCACCTCGGAGCCGTTCTCGTCCAGCGAGACCTTGCCGTCGAGTGCGATGATGTCGCCCTCTTCGGTGCGCACCAGCGGGTTCACCTCGACGAGCGTGGCGTCCTCGCCCTTGTAGACGTCGTAGAGCTTGACGAACACGTCGGCGACCTTCGAGACGAGCTCGTCGGGGAAGTTCGCGGCCTTAGCGATCTCGATCGCCTTGGTCTTGTTGATGCCGACCAGCGGGTCGACCTCGACGCGGGCAAGAGCCTCGGGCTTCTCGACGGCGAGCTGCTCGATCTCCATGCCGCCCTCGACGCTGCACAGCGACAGGTAGGAGCGGTTGGCGCGATCCAGCAGCACCGAGAAGTAGAACTCCTCGGCGATGCGAGCGCCGGCGGCGACCATGACGCGCTTGACGACGTGGCCCTTGATGTCCAGGCCCAGGATGGCCTTGGCTGCCTCGTAGGCCTCGTCGGGGTTCTTGGCGACCTTGACGCCGCCTGCCTTGCCGCGGCCACCGGTCTTCACCTGAGCCTTGACGACGACGACACCGCCGAGCTTCTCGGCCGCTGCCTTCACCTCCTCGGGGGTGTCGGCGACGATGCCGGCGAGAACCGGCACTCCGTAGGATTCGAATAGGTCTCGTGCCTGGTACTCGTAGAGATCCACGTGCAGTCCTTCGCTGGTTGCGGCGGGTGGGACGCGACAGTTCTGTCGGGTTGTCGATGATTCGACCCGATCAGCAAGCCTACTACCGCTGGCGACATCCCCCGAACGGCCGAGACTAGGCTTCACCCTATGCAGCATCCGTCTCCGTCCCACACCGGTGTGGTCGCCGCCGCGCTCGAACTGTTCGCCACCCAGGGTTTCGAGGCCACGTCGGTCGAGCAGATCGCCAAGGCAGCCGGCGTCTCGCGCTCCACCTTCTTCCGACAGTTCGGCGGCAAGGAGGACGTGGTCTTCACCGATCACGAGCAGATGCTCGCCGATCTGCGCGCGTTCTTCGAGCAGCCGCACGACGATCCGTGGGAGGCCGTCTGCGCGGCATCCGAGCGCGTCTTCGACTACTTCGTGCGCGACCCCGAGCTCGCCCGCCGCCGGTACGAGATCGTCCGTCAGGTGCCGGTGCTGCGCAATCGCGAGATCGTGACCGTGTTCCGCTACGAGCGGCTGTTCGACGAGTACCTGCGCGATGCGCTCCCTGGCATCTCGCCGATCGACGCGGTCGGTTTCTCAGCGCTGGTGACCGCCGTGCACAACCACGTGCTGCGGCAGCTGCTGCGCGGCAAACGCGTGCCGGTCACCACGCTGCGCGCCGCCCTCGACGACGTGCGCCGTCGCTACGGCGTGCTGCCGGGCGGAACGGATGCCGCATCCGACGACGTCGTGGTGGCGGTGTTCCCCCGGTCGATGCCGATCGCCGAGATCTCCCGCCGCGTGCAGGCCGAGCTGTCTGACTGACTCAGGCCATGACGAGATGGCTCAGTCGTCGCATCCGCACTTGCCGGCGGCGTTGCGCACCATGAAGCACACCTCGCACACGCCGTAGTCGCGTTCCTCACGCCGGGTGGCGGCCCTGGGGGCGCGCGCAGCGGATGCCGTCTTCGCGGTGCTGCGCGTGCCGGCGGCGCGGGTTCCGGCCGACCGCCGGCCCGCGGTCGTGGCCGAGGGCAGCGCGCTGGGCTGGGTGACGTAGAAGTAGGGCGCGCGTCCCTCGCTGGCCTGCAGCGGCAGCGCACGACCGCCGACGAGCACCTGCTCGTCTTCGGTGAAGCCGTTGATGTAGGTGCGGCCGATGTGCAGCGCGGCGCCCTCGCGCCGGAGCGCCTCGATGTAGCGGCCGCGGTCGATGAAGGTGATCACGCCGACGGCGTTCGAGACGGCTTCGACGAAGGCGTGGTTCTCTTCGGGGATGCGGTGTGCGCGGAGCGCGTCGGCGAGGGATCGGTAGGGGCGGGAGGTTCCGGTGGGGGTCGGCCCCTGTGTCTCGTTCATCACCTCGATTCTCTCACTCGCGCAGGCCCGCCGGTGGCCGACCTCTGCCCGTGGCATGACCTCTCCCGCCGGCGTGACCTCTTCCTCGTGACACACTGGGGGCATGGCGCGCGCGACGGTGATCGGCAGCGGACCGAACGGGCTGGCTGCTGCCGTCGCGCTGGCACGAGCCGGCTACCGGGTCGAGGTGCGGGAGGCGGCCGGCGTCGTCGGCGGCGGGGTGCGCACAGCTCCCGGCCCACTGCCCGGTTTCGTCTCCGACGTCTGCTCGGCCGTGCACCCGGCCGCGCTGGCCTCCCCGTTCTTCCGGGCGTTCGGGATCGCCGAACGCGTGGACTGGATCGTCCCGGAGATCTCCTACGCGCATCCGCTGGATGGCGGCCGGGCGGCGATCGCCTGGCACGACATCGACCGGACCGCGCAGGCTCTGGGCTCAGACGCACGCGCCTGGTACGCCCTGCTGCGTCCGCTCGTGCGGCATATCGAGGGCGTGGTCGACTTCACCGGCAACCAGCTGCTGCGGTGGCCGGCCGATCCGGTCGCGGCGGCGCGGTTCGGCATCCGGATGCTGGAGCAGGGCACCCCGCTGGCTCGCCGCACCCTGCGCACCGAAGAGGGTGCGGCACTGCTGTCGGGCGTGCTCGCGCATGCCAACGCCCCGCTGCCCTCGCTCAGCGCGGCCGCAGCGGGTCTGCTGCTCGCCGCGCACGGTCATGCCGGCGGCTGGGCGTATCCGAGGAGGCGCGCAGCGCATCGCCGACGCGCTGGCATCCGATCTCGAAGCGCACGGCGGCAGCATCCGCACCGGCGAGCACGTGCACGATCTGCGCGGGCTGGACTGGGGCGACCCCCGGCGCGGCGACCTGCTCGTGCTGAACACCTCGCCGCGACTCGCCCTCACCCACCCCGACGTCCCGGCGGGCTATGCACGGGCGCTGCGCGCCTACCGGTACGGTCCTGCGGCCGCGAAGGTCGACTTCGCCCTGGACGGGCCGATCCCCTGGGCGAACCCGGATGTCGCACGTGCACCGACGGTGCACCTGGGCGGCACGCGCGAGGAGGTGTGGGCCAGCGAGAACGCCGTCGCCCGCGGCACGGTCGGCAAGCGCCCGTACGTGCTCGCCGTGCAGCCGTCGGTGCTCGATGACACCCGGGCCCCGGCGGGCAAGGCGGTGCTGTGGACCTACATCCATGTGCCGGCCGGATCGGAGCTGGATGCCACTGAGCTGGTCACGGCTCA
Above is a window of Microbacterium suwonense DNA encoding:
- a CDS encoding NCS2 family permease, whose amino-acid sequence is MTTAPVHPDSATDGPPRNALDRFFEITKRGSSFGAEIRGGVVTFVTMAYIVILNPIILSSTTDISGNALDFLQLSAVTGLTAAVMTILFGLIARLPFGFAAGLGINAFLAFSVVGEVTWPEAMGLVVINGLIIVVLSATGLRRMIFDAVPMQLKIAITVGIGLFIAFIGFVNAGFVTAASSPPVTLGIGGSVSTVPTLIFVITLLLTGVLVARKVKGGILIGLVSGTVLAVIVEAIWHIGAKSDDNLGGWGLSVPALPEQLVSLPDLSLVGQVDLFGSFGRIGALAALMLVFTLVFTNFFDAMGTMTGLAKEAGLADEKGNFPRLKSSLIIEGVGAVVGGATSGSSNTVFIESGAGIGEGARTGFANLVTGGLFLIAMFFTPLVSIVPTEVAAAALVIVGALMMSQIRFIDLTDFSALFGVFLTVAVMPMTYSIANGIGAGFIGWVAARAFAGKAREISPLLWIVTAGFVIFFARGPIEVLLA
- a CDS encoding cell division protein PerM, producing the protein MGDWAPVPAESLRGAAVVTVALTGAAAVGVAVMTMLRGGEVIALFEAARVDVLGASMLTLAHLMYLPTLVVWSASWLAGPGFALGTGTAVSPAGTELGVVPGIPVLGLVPENSSMWMLVAVLVPIACGALAGWMVRSRLVWGRTGTGLWPRAAITAGISVVSAGVAALAAVLASGSIGPGRLADAGPAVGPFALAVGIEVLIGCGILLLTPRHRDELAEERTDFWREQATAAPVD
- the purN gene encoding phosphoribosylglycinamide formyltransferase — encoded protein: MLTLVVLISGAGSNLRALLEATSHPDFPARVLAVGADRDADGLAHAEDFGIPTFTVPYAAYPTREAWGEELAAQLDAWQPDLIVLSGLMRLLPAAVVARYAPRIVNTHPAYLPEFPGAHGVRDALAAGAEQTGASVIVVDDGVDSGPILAQERIAVRPDDTESSLHERIKPVERRLLIDVVQRIATGELVL
- a CDS encoding cell division protein PerM codes for the protein MQRVIVVLLAALDALIAAAVGVVAVLAPFTLLWVLAFGVHADWGSLWPVSGTLWQFGHGVPLEVTLPDAVLSSLGIAKEAATFAISVPPLALLLFTLIFAARSGRRAAAAGAWLSGVLSGAVVFALLSALIGVTAQAQVLTAPLWAAVLIPASVYFAGLLAGAVTRAWSEGDDGIIDRVHDIVDGWGTGRRYRLSRCAARRSSPSR
- the sucD gene encoding succinate--CoA ligase subunit alpha; translated protein: MSIYLNKDSKVIVQGITGGEGTKHTALMLKAGTNIVGGVNARKAGTTVTHDKPGEGEVELPVFGTVAEAIEKTGADVSVAFVPPKFAKDAMIEAIDAEIPLLVVITEGIPVGDSAEAWAYAKSKGNKTRIIGPNCPGIITPGEALAGITPANITGTGPIGLVSKSGTLTYQMMFELKDIGFSTAIGIGGDPVIGTTHIDALAAFEADPATKAIVMIGEIGGDAEERAAEYIKSHVTKPVVGYVAGFTAPEGKTMGHAGAIVSGSAGTAQAKKEALEAAGVKVGKTPSETAELMRSIVEGL
- a CDS encoding Lrp/AsnC family transcriptional regulator, coding for MISLDDLDRRLLSLLRANSRESVVNLARRLGVTRATVDSRLKRLIDSGVIVGFSVRVRDPAAASVVRAIMLIAVEGRNTAEVIRSLRGVPQIAALHTTNGRWDLVAEVSCDSLASFDETLSTIRGIDGIRDSETSILLSSASV
- a CDS encoding ornithine cyclodeaminase — translated: MVRFVDVPNMRRWLIDTGIEQAISGIADTLVEDFARWADFDKTARVASHSDIGVIELMPASDGRKYGFKYVNGHPSNPARGLQTVTAFGVLADVDSGYPTLWSEMTILTALRTAATSAMAARVLAPAGATTMAMIGTGSQAEFQALAFRALLGISHLRVWDTDPQALDTFEANMRPLGFDIVRANGAAEAVQGAQIITTCTADKANATVLTDEMVASGVHLNAIGGDCPGKTELDERILHRGDIFVEYPPQTRIEGEIQQLDPEHPVTELWRVLRGEAAGRTSAEQITIFDSVGFAIEDFSALRYLDAAIDGTDYFTEVDIIAEPEDPKNLFALVAQGAAAPSLA
- the purH gene encoding bifunctional phosphoribosylaminoimidazolecarboxamide formyltransferase/IMP cyclohydrolase, with the translated sequence MAGPRLDSSLYRHRDLVPIRRALVSVSDKTGLVELAEALTEAGVEIVSTGSTAQTVRDAGYPVTDVASVTGVDEMLDGRVKTLHPKIHGGLLADLRLEDHERQLAELGIAPFELVVANLYPFVETVESGAEPDEIVEQIDIGGPSMVRAAAKNYANVAIVVSPEAYPAIIASVKAGGTDLTQRRELAARAFSHTATYDTAVAQWFAESTLSDGVDLPAHLTIKAERLATLRYGENSHQRGAIYTRTGGHGIAQATQLQGKEMSYNNYVDADAALRAAYDMVLPSVAIIKHANPCGIATTAPNALDPIASAHLRAHECDPVSAYGGVIAANGTVTLKMAENLKDIFTEVIVAPDFEPAALEVFKAKKNLRLLQLPSDWQQERMDIRLVSGGLLLQDADRFPDDIVSVAKNWELVSGERPDDAAMENLIFSWKACRAVKSNAIVLAKDNATVGVGMGQVNRVDSCRLAVERAGARAAGSVAASDAFFPFADGPQVLLDAGVSAIVQPGGSVRDGEVIDAARKAGVTMFFTGERHFFH
- the ctlX gene encoding citrulline utilization hydrolase CtlX — protein: MRAASAQAPGAVVLIRPHHFRPNPQTAADNTFQSTADHDVSREAYDACTRVAESLREVGVRVHLFEDETTTHPDSVFPNNWFSTHAGGRVAVYPMYAENRRSERRADIIEMLKTEYRVQEVIDYSGLEPDDLFLEGTGAMVLDHVSRIAYAVRSKRCDPVLVERFCTVFGYEPVVFDAVDPDGVPIYHTNVMMCIGSDVALIGLDAVVGDTRRAEVAHRIRETGRTLIALSAEQVAAFAGNAIEVRGRDGERILVISETGHRSLTAEQLSILSASCRVLPIDVAPIELAGGSVRCMIAGIHLDPR